In Silene latifolia isolate original U9 population chromosome X, ASM4854445v1, whole genome shotgun sequence, the following proteins share a genomic window:
- the LOC141616846 gene encoding peroxidase 57-like yields MRSVASFALVAGLILAMGQVGVFGWLDPSELTNKLPISGLQVGYYRGKCPDKSIDIQGFIEHIVTEHYYSDKTTLPAFLRMQFHDCFVNGCDASILIYGSATERVHAANAGVREYDFLDDLKAKVESICPDTVSCADLIAIATTTVLKLGGGPNYPVQTGRKDGSRSNAGDVKLPRPSVNVQQSFEFFKAKGFSLEEMVALIGCHTVGIAHCGTFQNRLYPGNTEYDPDMDGSLRWQLSEKCPQYETSTQAVLLDQGSGGYSNYYSDDKFDVSFFHQILQQRGVLTIDQALARDPSTANTVRSFAGSQGLFNAILAQAMVKLQAVDVKTGLDGNIRKVCSKFN; encoded by the exons atgagGAGTGTAGCAAGTTTTGCATTAGTTGCTGGGTTAATCTTGGCAATGGGTCAAGTCGGAGTGTTTGGGTGGTTAGATCCGAGTGAGTTGACTAATAAGCTACCCATATCGGGGTTGCAAGTCGGGTATTACCGCGGGAAGTGCCCCGATAAGAGTATCGACATTCAGGGGTTTATTGAACACATTGTCACGGAACATTACTATAGCGATAAAACTACACTTCCTGCTTTCCTCCGAATGCAATTCCATGACTGTTTTGTTAAT GGATGTGATGCATCGATCCTGATATATGGAAGTGCAACCGAGAGAGTCCATGCTGCTAACGCCGGAGTAAGGGAATACGATTTCCTCGATGATTTGAAGGCTAAAGTCGAAAGCATATGCCCTGACACCGTCTCTTGCGCTGATCTTATCGCTATTGCTACAACTACTGTGCTGAAGCTG GGAGGAGGGCCGAATTACCCCGTACAAACAGGGCGAAAGGACGGAAGTAGATCAAATGCGGGAGATGTGAAACTTCCAAGACCGTCTGTAAACGTGCAACAAAGTTTTGAATTCTTCAAGGCGAAAGGGTTTTCTTTGGAGGAAATGGTTGCGCTTATAG GTTGTCACACAGTCGGGATTGCACATTGCGGAACATTCCAAAACCGTCTCTATCCCGGTAATACTGAATATGACCCTGACATGGATGGGAGCCTACGATGGCAGTTGAGTGAAAAATGTCCTCAATACGAAACATCAACTCAAGCGGTTTTACTCGACCAAGGTAGTGGAGGGTACTCAAATTATTACAGTGACGACAAATTCGACGTCTCTTTCTTCCATCAAATATTACAGCAAAGAGGAGTCCTCACAATCGACCAAGCCCTAGCTCGTGATCCTAGTACAGCAAACACGGTGCGTAGCTTCGCAGGTAGCCAAGGCTTGTTTAATGCTATATTGGCACAAGCTATGGTGAAATTGCAAGCTGTTGATGTCAAAACTGGACTTGATGGAAACATCAGGAAGGTCTGCAGTAAATTCAATTAA
- the LOC141621204 gene encoding cationic peroxidase 2-like, which translates to MGVSYFGSSLATVVLVLGLVMAMGRVGESVPYGQAKKNPTGLQVGFYKGRCPNTTLDIQAFIEAEVASHFRSDATVLPAFLRLQFHDCFVKGCDASILIEGTTTEKVASANNGVREYDFIDALKVKVEAKCPGIVSCADIIAIATKVVLKLGGGPDYGVQTGRRDGTVSDANDVNLPSPSLDVPQSFEFFKAKNFTLDEMVTLLGCHTVGIAHCRHFRTRLYNDSSDYDANMDESLRQNLIQLCPQDRTVDNEVFLDQSGGIDKFDSSYYNQLALKRGLLPVDQALTRDPSTNATVNSFVANPASFNSKLALVMVKLQAVEVLTGDKGNIRKVCSKFN; encoded by the exons atgggGGTCTCATATTTTGGTTCTAGTTTAGCTACTGTTGTACTAGTTCTTGGACTAGTCATGGCAATGGGTCGGGTTGGAGAGTCTGTTCCATATGGTCAGGCTAAAAAGAACCCTACGGGGTTGCAGGTCGGTTTTTATAAAGGTCGTTGCCCTAATACGACTCTTGATATTCAAGCATTTATAGAAGCCGAAGTTGCAAGTCATTTCCGAAGTGACGCCACTGTCCTACCCGCTTTCCTCCGGCTCCAATTTCATGACTGCTTTGTTAAG GGATGTGATGCATCGATCCTAATCGAAGGAACTACAACCGAGAAAGTCGCTAGTGCTAACAATGGTGTTAGGGAATACGACTTCATTGATGCTTTGAAGGTTAAAGTCGAAGCCAAATGCCCTGGCATTGTTTCTTGCGCAGACATCATTGCTATTGCTACAAAAGTTGTTCTAAAGCTG GGAGGCGGGCCAGATTACGGTGTGCAAACCGGGAGACGGGATGGAACTGTGTCAGATGCTAATGATGTGAACCTTCCAAGCCCTTCTTTAGATGTTCCCCAAAGCTTTGAATTTTTCAAGGCTAAAAATTTTACTTTGGATGAAATGGTTACTCTTCTAG GTTGTCACACAGTCGGAATTGCACATTGTCGACATTTCAGAACCCGACTCTACAATGACAGTAGCGATTACGACGCTAACATGGATGAGAGCCTAAGGCAAAACTTGATACAACTCTGCCCTCAGGACAGAACAGTTGACAATGAGGTTTTTCTAGACCAAAGTGGAGGCATAGACAAGTTTGATAGTTCTTACTACAACCAGCTTGCATTGAAGAGAGGACTTCTCCCAGTCGATCAAGCTCTAACTCGCGATCCTAGCACAAATGCGACTGTCAACAGCTTTGTCGCTAATCCGGCATCATTTAACTCGAAATTGGCACTAGTTATGGTGAAATTGCAGGCTGTTGAAGTTTTAACTGGTGATAAAGGAAATATCAGAAAAGTTTGCAGTAAATTCAACTGA